Below is a window of Mycobacterium dioxanotrophicus DNA.
TACTCGCGTTCTGGTTCTTTGCCGCAGGCTGGGCCGCGGCGAAGGCGAGCACGCTGTGGCAACGGACGATCGTCACGGCTGTGCTGGCCGTGGGCCTGCACGGCTACTTCGGCAATCCCGACCGGGAAATGTTGGTACTGGCCGGATTTGTGTTGCTGATCTGGCTGCCCGCGCTGCGCTGCCCCGCAGCTGTGGCGGGGATCTGCGGAGTGCTCGCCGAGGCGTCGCTGTACATCTACCTCACGCACTACCAGGTGTATCCGCTGGCCGGCGGCCACCCGTTGCTCGGGGTGGTGCTGTCACTGGCGACCGGGGTGGCGCTGACTCGGCTCGTCATGGCCGTCCGCAAGCGCATGGCAGGCAGGCCCGCCGGATTGCCGACGACGAGCACGCCCGCCACCCGGACAGTGCCCGCAGAGCCGACGACCGGCAAGATCGCACCGTGAAAGAAAACGTGATCGCCTTCGACTGCGATGGAACGCTTCTCAAGAGCACCGACCAGCGGACCATCGCGCCGGCAGCGTCTTCCTTCCAGACATCCAGCCCGACATCGCCATCGACGACATCGAGGATTGTGACCTCGGCCTGCTGAACCTCATCGTCGGCTGATCCGCGATCGATCACTGCGCGGGACGCTCGGTGACCAACCCCTCCTGCACGAGCGTTGCGGCGACCGAACCGTCAGACCCGATGAGGCTTGCGGTGGCGACACCGCGTCCGCGCGCGGCCGCCGGTGACCGCGCCTCGAGCAGATTCCACCGATCGGCACGCACCGGCCTATGAAACCAGATCGAGGAATCGGTGGTACCGCTGCGCAACACGCGCGACCGCATGCTGTGTCCGTGGACGGCCAACACCGGGTCGATGCCGTACAGGTCGGTGATGTACACCGCGACGACGGCGTGTACCCGCGGGTCGGCCGGCAGGTCGGTGGTGACGCGCCACCAGAACCGGCGCACGAACGCCTCGGCCGAGCCGGCGTCGTCGACGCGGATATCGAACTCCCCCAACGGCAGTGACGGAGCCGGCCCGGGCGGCCCCGTGTGTTGCAGCGTCTCGGGGTCGCCCGGCAACGGCATGTGACCGTGTTCGGGCCCCGGTAGTTCCGTCGCAAAAGACACCGTGGCCGCGGTCAGGAACCGATCGTTCTGATAGGACTCGACCCGACGGGCGGCTGCCGTGCGGCCATCGTAGAGCTGCTGTACCCGGTAGTGCACCGGTGCTCCCGCGTCGCCACCGCGCAGGAACTGCACGTGCATGTTGGTCGGTGACCGGTCTGCCTCCACGGTACGGCAGGCCGCGGCCAGACTCTGGGCGGCCAGTTGCCCGCCGTACGCCCGTTTACCGTCCGGCCCCATGCTCTCACCGCGGTAACCGTCGCCCTCGGCGCGCACGTCGAGCACCTTCAGCAGTGTGCTCACCGGGTCGAACCCGTTGCGACAGTTCCTGATTCGGTCAGTGCGGCGATCTCTTCAGCACCAAGGCCGAGGTGTTCGGCCAGCACTGCGGCGGTGTCGTCGCCGACGGCAGGCGCAGGCACTGCGGGCGGATATACCCCGCCGATCGCCATCGGCAGGCCCGGCGCCAGGTACCGCCCGACACGCGGTTGGTCCAGCGGCGTGAACAGCGGGTTGGCCGTCACGCGCGGATCGGTGGCGACCTCGGTGAAGCTGCGGTAGCGCTCCCACAGCACCGACGTGCCCGACAGTGCCGCAGCGATCTCCTCGGCGGTGTGCTGGCTGAACCACAGCGTGAACAGGCCGGTGAGCGCGTCGCGGTGGGTGTAGCGCTGGCCCTCGTCGGAGAAGTCGGCACCCAGCGCCTCTGCCAGTGCCGCAACGGCTTTCGTGGTGCCCGTGACCTCACTGAGGTCGCGGAAGTGCCGGCCGGTGAGTGCGACGAGCATGAAAGCCACCCCGTCGCTGCTGGTGAAGTTCTGCCCATAGGTGCCGAAAACAGTGTTGCCCAGCCGCTCGCGTTCGGTCCCGTTGATCATCACCTCGGTGAGGAATCCCAGGTTGCCCGCCGTCGCCAGCGCCACATTCTCCAACGGAATGCTGATCCGGCTGCCTTCACCCGTGGCGTCGCGATGACGCAGCGCAGCACTGACCGCCAGCGCGACGTAGAGCCCGCAGCTGATGTCCCACGCGGGCAGGACGTGATTGACCGGGGCAGCGAGTTGCGCCGGCCCGGTCACCAACGGGAACCCGAGCCCGGCGTTGACGGTGTAATCGACCCCGGTGCCGCCGTCGGCGCGCCCTGACACCTCGACGTGGATCAGGTCGGGCCGTGCCGTCACCAACTCGCCGTACGAATGCCATTGCCGGCCGGTCACATTGGTGACCAACACGCCGGCCTCGGCGATCAGCCGCTGCACCAGCCGTTGGCCTTCGACCGATCGCATATCGGCGGCCACCGAACGCTTGCCCTTGTTGAGCCCGGCCCAGTAGATGCTCTCGCCGCCCTCGGTGACGGGCCAGCGGTGATAGTCGGCCGCTCCGCCGATCGGATCGACCCGGATCACCTCCGCGCCCAGCTGGCCGAGTGTCATCCCGGCCAGCGGCACCGCGACGAAGCTGGAGATCTCGATGATCCGCACGCCCGCAAGGGGTGCCGGCGAGGAGCCGGTCAGATCCGGCGTTGCAGGTTCGACCATTCGGTCAAGCTATCAAGCGCGGTTGCCCACGAGCTTCATCGCCGCGGCCTCGATGGTGTCCTCGGAGAGCAGCACCCGCAGCGCGGCGTCACCCAGCGGGATGAAGCTGTCACTGCTGGCCACCCGTGCCACTTTCCCGGTGTACCCGTGCGCGAGCAGCTCGGCGAGCACACCTTCGCCGACGCCACCGGTTTCGCGGGTCTCGTCCACGATCAGAACCCGGTCGGTGGCGTTGGCCTCCCGCATGATGTCGTCGACCGGAAGCGGGGCCAGCCAGCGCAGGTCGACCACGCGTGCGGCGATGTCGTGATCTGCGAGCCGGCGGGCCACCCGCAGGCTCATCCACAGGCCGTTGCCGAACGTGAGAATCGTGAGGTCG
It encodes the following:
- a CDS encoding CoA transferase, producing the protein MVEPATPDLTGSSPAPLAGVRIIEISSFVAVPLAGMTLGQLGAEVIRVDPIGGAADYHRWPVTEGGESIYWAGLNKGKRSVAADMRSVEGQRLVQRLIAEAGVLVTNVTGRQWHSYGELVTARPDLIHVEVSGRADGGTGVDYTVNAGLGFPLVTGPAQLAAPVNHVLPAWDISCGLYVALAVSAALRHRDATGEGSRISIPLENVALATAGNLGFLTEVMINGTERERLGNTVFGTYGQNFTSSDGVAFMLVALTGRHFRDLSEVTGTTKAVAALAEALGADFSDEGQRYTHRDALTGLFTLWFSQHTAEEIAAALSGTSVLWERYRSFTEVATDPRVTANPLFTPLDQPRVGRYLAPGLPMAIGGVYPPAVPAPAVGDDTAAVLAEHLGLGAEEIAALTESGTVATGSTR
- a CDS encoding acyl-CoA thioesterase codes for the protein MSTLLKVLDVRAEGDGYRGESMGPDGKRAYGGQLAAQSLAAACRTVEADRSPTNMHVQFLRGGDAGAPVHYRVQQLYDGRTAAARRVESYQNDRFLTAATVSFATELPGPEHGHMPLPGDPETLQHTGPPGPAPSLPLGEFDIRVDDAGSAEAFVRRFWWRVTTDLPADPRVHAVVAVYITDLYGIDPVLAVHGHSMRSRVLRSGTTDSSIWFHRPVRADRWNLLEARSPAAARGRGVATASLIGSDGSVAATLVQEGLVTERPAQ